A stretch of the Nicotiana tabacum cultivar K326 chromosome 6, ASM71507v2, whole genome shotgun sequence genome encodes the following:
- the LOC107821160 gene encoding uncharacterized protein LOC107821160 isoform X1, translated as MHCILRRSGSIIQKDPDMDDSALSLKSLEDYGVSSVIWRFSNCRSTDVTFFVLESNGLWRVLVLPQQYLYREICRRSLQSNVNSFQVGSLLALTSFLFGREKIQRVFNIGSPLESISSRSSLHDGGAFSHLKKWDMLSIIPSGQNPIIECEFPGTISVGSDANSVEDMDVHDPKENRSTDRCSRKKPRKKGKRNRNLKCSNGLNELQSAVGCSITQAVIQSIQHRSISSANMSNSLMTDAMTVNSIALGLSSNERCSSGGCKSPHTIVSTEVSSTGDILNSAGEKKKRSKQHVGNPYVTEKKDKYFRRVPKDSNVYASSTGNQNSHVRKENYHCIWKRVQKNDADVSNCDLEKLNLGFSQFDNRLKKSTVKKELPNRVDSIILSQSAHENQEKLKVPKNPRRNKCLDPLEENESQCQKGSPVNGASSNVCLKTNMQSDDVFGSATQIASAKRSINAADSRTGTSSFRARYKKGNVQYVSLKPIPNPKACSRNVEATENVPIVVSSVDDQTVEHQFGLLSRSGKFDDLTAQRQELPAVDGEGDNADQEVSPSGQNVTHEQLASKCQAPVSSSVNVRVINAGQYSDNIKALPGDAQFGKLRNHNTCTLEQGYDNAATAKFFVPEAKSQTFHSLENDCRNIYQAVNDAHRAQLASKAIEIGNGYPAAEFEKLLHSASPFICPSVSIRTCQACFRSQATNDPLCRHEIPNISLENLWQWYEKHGSYGLEVKAEDHRNARHYGMDHSKFRAYFVPYLSAIQLFKYHRTRPIHNDNRTLGSVDVAECKMNRISESSPSADLRSIFSVLVPQPLIEDSSSLLQKGVLSDSTSSSECNNGDLHHLPDEFNLSDDMELLFEYFESEQPQRRRPLFETIQELVSGNGPSNCRSYGDPSLLHTTSLDDLHPHSWFSVAWYPIYRIPDGNLRAAFLTYHSLGHFIHGNQTLKPPSVDDCIVSPIIGLQSYNAQGECWFQPRHSADDLTEEFLDMDLHTVLRERIRTLEQTASIMSRAVRKIGSDTLVNRHPDYEFFLSRRR; from the exons ATGCATTGTATCCTTCGGAGATCAGGTAGCATCATTCAGAAAGATCCAGATATGGATGACAGTGCATTGTCCCTGAAATCTCTCGAG GACTATGGAGTATCTTCTGTTATATGGAGATTTTCCAATTGTAG GTCTACAGATGTCACATTCTTTGTCTTGGAATCCAATGGACTATGGAGAGTTCTTGTTCTTCCACAACAATATCTCTACCGTGAAATATGTCGGAGATCACTTCAATCAAATGTAAATAGTTTTCAAGTTGGTTCGTTGTTGGCAttaacttctttcttgtttgGTAGAGAGAAAATTCAAAGAGTTTTTAATATTGGCTCTCCTCTTGAATCAATCTCGTCTAGAAGCTCTCTACACGATGGAGGTGCTTTCAGCCATCTAAAGAAATGGGACATGTTATCAATCATTCCTTCTGGCCAAAATCCAATTATCGAATGTGAATTTCCTGGAACCATCTCCGTGGGATCTGATGCCAATAGTGTAGAAGATATGGATGTTCATGACCCTAAGGAAAATAGATCCACAGACAGATGCTCAAGGAAAAAACCTAGAAAGAAGGGGAAGCGGAATAGAAATCTCAAGTGCAGTAATGGCCTAAATGAGCTGCAATCTGCTGTTGGATGTTCAATAACTCAAGCTGTGATACAAAGTATACAACATAGATCAATTAGTTCTGCTAATATGTCTAATTCCTTGATGACTGATGCCATGACCGTGAACTCTATTGCTCTTGGCTTAAGTAGTAATGAAAGATGTAGTTCGGGTGGATGTAAATCACCTCATACTATTGTAAGTACAGAGGTTTCTTCTACTGGAGACATCTTAAACAGTGCTGGTGAGAAGAAAAAGCGTTCAAAGCAGCATGTTGGGAATCCTTATGTAACAGAAAAGAAGGATAAGTATTTTAGAAGAGTCCCCAAAGACTCAAATGTCTATGCAAGTAGTACTGGAAACCAGAATAGCCATGTGAGAAAGGAAAATTATCATTGTATTTGGAAAAGGGTCCAGAAGAATGATGCTGATGTAAGCAATTGTGACTTGGAAAAATTGAACTTAGGTTTCTCACAGTTTGATAATAGGTTGAAAAAGAGTACAGTGAAGAAAGAGCTTCCTAATCGTGTTGATTCTATTATATTATCACAATCCGCACATGAAAATCAAGAAAAGCTCAAAGTTCCAAAAAATCCGAGGAGAAATAAGTGTCTAGATCCACTGGAGGAGAATGAAAGTCAATGTCAAAAAGGATCTCCAGTTAATGGAGCCTCTTCAAATGTTTGTTTGAAGACTAACATGCAATCAGATGATGTATTTGGTTCAGCTACCCAAATAGCTTCAGCAAAAAGATCAATTAATGCTGCAGATTCTCGAACTGGAACAAGTTCTTTTAGGGCTAGATACAAGAAAGGGAATGTTCAATATGTTTCCCTTAAACCAATCCCGAATCCCAAAGCTTGTTCCCGTAATGTGGAAGCAACAGAAAATGTCCCAATTGTTGTATCCAGCGTGGATGATCAAACAGTTGAACATCAATTTGGCTTGTTATCTAGATCAGGAAAGTTCGATGACCTAACAGCACAGCGGCAGGAGCTTCCTGCTGTGGATGGAGAGGGTGACAACGCGGACCAAGAAGTTTCTCCTTCTGGTCAAAATGTTACACATGAACAACTAGCTTCTAAATGTCAAGCTCCTGTTTCTTCCTCAGTGAATGTCAGAGTGATAAATGCAGGTCAATATTCAGATAATATAAAAGCATTACCTGGTGATGCTCAGTTTGGGAAGTTGAGAAATCATAACACATGCACTCTAGAGCAGGGCTACGACAATGCTGCTACGGCGAAGTTCTTCGTTCCTGAAGCTAAAAGCCAAACCTTTCATAGTCTTGAAAATGATTGTAGAAACATTTATCAGGCAGTGAATGATGCCCATAGGGCACAGCTAGCCTCTAAAGCCATTGAGATCGGTAATGGCTATCCTGCTGCCGAGTTTGAGAAACTTCTTCATTCTGCCTCTCCATTTATATGCCCATCTGTTAGTATTCGGACTTGTCAGGCTTGCTTCCGCAGTCAAGCTACTAATGATCCTCTATGCAGACATGAGATACCTAATATCTCTTTGGAGAACTTGTGGCAGTGGTATGAGAAACATGGGAGCTATGGTTTAGAAGTAAAAGCAGAGGATCACAGAAATGCAAGACATTATGGGATGGATCATTCTAAGTTTCGTGCCTATTTTGTTCCATATTTGTCAGCCATTCAGCTCTTCAAGTACCATAGGACTCGTCCAATCCATAATGATAATAGGACTCTGGGGTCCGTGGATGTGGCGGAGTGTAAGATGAATAGAATATCTGAGAGTTCACCTAGTGCAGATCTGCGCTCAATATTTTCTGTACTTGTACCTCAACCTCTTATTGAGGATTCAAGCTCTTTACTACAGAAAGGTGTTCTTTCTGACTCGACGTCATCTTCAGAGTGCAATAATGGTGATTTACATCATCTACCTGATGAATTTAACTTGTCTGATGATATGGAGCTTCTCTTTGAATATTTCGAATCTGAGCAGCCTCAAAGGCGGCGACCGTTGTTTGAAAC AATACAGGAACTTGTCTCTGGCAATGGACCCTCAAACTGTAGATCATATGGAGATCCATCGCTCCTACATACTACGAGCTTAGATGACCTGCATCCTCATTCCTG GTTTTCGGTTGCATGGTACCCCATTTATAGGATACCCGATGGAAATTTGCGTGCTGCTTTCTTGACTTATCATTCGCTTGGCCATTTTATTCACGGAAACCAGACACTAAAACCCCCAAGTGTGGATGACTGTATAGTTTCTCCAATCATAGGCCTCCAAAGCTACAATGCTCAG GGTGAATGCTGGTTTCAGCCAAGGCACTCTGCTGACGACCTGACTGAAGAATTCTTGGATATGGACCTTCATACAGTTCTGAGAGAGCGAATACGAACGTTAGAGCAGACAGCAAGTATTATGTCACGAGCTGTGAGAAAGATTGGAAGTGACACGCTCGTGAACAGACATCCTGATTATGAGTTCTTCCTATCCCGGCGACGTTAA
- the LOC107821160 gene encoding uncharacterized protein LOC107821160 isoform X2 — protein sequence MHCILRRSGSIIQKDPDMDDSALSLKSLEDYGVSSVIWRFSNCRSTDVTFFVLESNGLWRVLVLPQQYLYREICRRSLQSNVNSFQVGSLLALTSFLFGREKIQRVFNIGSPLESISSRSSLHDGGAFSHLKKWDMLSIIPSGQNPIIECEFPGTISVGSDANSVEDMDVHDPKENRSTDRCSRKKPRKKGKRNRNLKCSNGLNELQSAVGCSITQAVIQSIQHRSISSANMSNSLMTDAMTVNSIALGLSSNERCSSGGCKSPHTIVSTEVSSTGDILNSAGEKKKRSKQHVGNPYVTEKKDKYFRRVPKDSNVYASSTGNQNSHVRKENYHCIWKRVQKNDADVSNCDLEKLNLGFSQFDNRLKKSTVKKELPNRVDSIILSQSAHENQEKLKVPKNPRRNKCLDPLEENESQCQKGSPVNGASSNVCLKTNMQSDDVFGSATQIASAKRSINAADSRTGTSSFRARYKKGNVQYVSLKPIPNPKACSRNVEATENVPIVVSSVDDQTVEHQFGLLSRSGKFDDLTAQRQELPAVDGEGDNADQEVSPSGQNVTHEQLASKCQAPVSSSVNVRVINAGQYSDNIKALPGDAQFGKLRNHNTCTLEQGYDNAATAKFFVPEAKSQTFHSLENDCRNIYQAVNDAHRAQLASKAIEIGNGYPAAEFEKLLHSASPFICPSVSIRTCQACFRSQATNDPLCRHEIPNISLENLWQWYEKHGSYGLEVKAEDHRNARHYGMDHSKFRAYFVPYLSAIQLFKYHRTRPIHNDNRTLGSVDVAECKMNRISESSPSADLRSIFSVLVPQPLIEDSSSLLQKGVLSDSTSSSECNNGDLHHLPDEFNLSDDMELLFEYFESEQPQRRRPLFETIQELVSGNGPSNCRSYGDPSLLHTTSLDDLHPHSWVNAGFSQGTLLTT from the exons ATGCATTGTATCCTTCGGAGATCAGGTAGCATCATTCAGAAAGATCCAGATATGGATGACAGTGCATTGTCCCTGAAATCTCTCGAG GACTATGGAGTATCTTCTGTTATATGGAGATTTTCCAATTGTAG GTCTACAGATGTCACATTCTTTGTCTTGGAATCCAATGGACTATGGAGAGTTCTTGTTCTTCCACAACAATATCTCTACCGTGAAATATGTCGGAGATCACTTCAATCAAATGTAAATAGTTTTCAAGTTGGTTCGTTGTTGGCAttaacttctttcttgtttgGTAGAGAGAAAATTCAAAGAGTTTTTAATATTGGCTCTCCTCTTGAATCAATCTCGTCTAGAAGCTCTCTACACGATGGAGGTGCTTTCAGCCATCTAAAGAAATGGGACATGTTATCAATCATTCCTTCTGGCCAAAATCCAATTATCGAATGTGAATTTCCTGGAACCATCTCCGTGGGATCTGATGCCAATAGTGTAGAAGATATGGATGTTCATGACCCTAAGGAAAATAGATCCACAGACAGATGCTCAAGGAAAAAACCTAGAAAGAAGGGGAAGCGGAATAGAAATCTCAAGTGCAGTAATGGCCTAAATGAGCTGCAATCTGCTGTTGGATGTTCAATAACTCAAGCTGTGATACAAAGTATACAACATAGATCAATTAGTTCTGCTAATATGTCTAATTCCTTGATGACTGATGCCATGACCGTGAACTCTATTGCTCTTGGCTTAAGTAGTAATGAAAGATGTAGTTCGGGTGGATGTAAATCACCTCATACTATTGTAAGTACAGAGGTTTCTTCTACTGGAGACATCTTAAACAGTGCTGGTGAGAAGAAAAAGCGTTCAAAGCAGCATGTTGGGAATCCTTATGTAACAGAAAAGAAGGATAAGTATTTTAGAAGAGTCCCCAAAGACTCAAATGTCTATGCAAGTAGTACTGGAAACCAGAATAGCCATGTGAGAAAGGAAAATTATCATTGTATTTGGAAAAGGGTCCAGAAGAATGATGCTGATGTAAGCAATTGTGACTTGGAAAAATTGAACTTAGGTTTCTCACAGTTTGATAATAGGTTGAAAAAGAGTACAGTGAAGAAAGAGCTTCCTAATCGTGTTGATTCTATTATATTATCACAATCCGCACATGAAAATCAAGAAAAGCTCAAAGTTCCAAAAAATCCGAGGAGAAATAAGTGTCTAGATCCACTGGAGGAGAATGAAAGTCAATGTCAAAAAGGATCTCCAGTTAATGGAGCCTCTTCAAATGTTTGTTTGAAGACTAACATGCAATCAGATGATGTATTTGGTTCAGCTACCCAAATAGCTTCAGCAAAAAGATCAATTAATGCTGCAGATTCTCGAACTGGAACAAGTTCTTTTAGGGCTAGATACAAGAAAGGGAATGTTCAATATGTTTCCCTTAAACCAATCCCGAATCCCAAAGCTTGTTCCCGTAATGTGGAAGCAACAGAAAATGTCCCAATTGTTGTATCCAGCGTGGATGATCAAACAGTTGAACATCAATTTGGCTTGTTATCTAGATCAGGAAAGTTCGATGACCTAACAGCACAGCGGCAGGAGCTTCCTGCTGTGGATGGAGAGGGTGACAACGCGGACCAAGAAGTTTCTCCTTCTGGTCAAAATGTTACACATGAACAACTAGCTTCTAAATGTCAAGCTCCTGTTTCTTCCTCAGTGAATGTCAGAGTGATAAATGCAGGTCAATATTCAGATAATATAAAAGCATTACCTGGTGATGCTCAGTTTGGGAAGTTGAGAAATCATAACACATGCACTCTAGAGCAGGGCTACGACAATGCTGCTACGGCGAAGTTCTTCGTTCCTGAAGCTAAAAGCCAAACCTTTCATAGTCTTGAAAATGATTGTAGAAACATTTATCAGGCAGTGAATGATGCCCATAGGGCACAGCTAGCCTCTAAAGCCATTGAGATCGGTAATGGCTATCCTGCTGCCGAGTTTGAGAAACTTCTTCATTCTGCCTCTCCATTTATATGCCCATCTGTTAGTATTCGGACTTGTCAGGCTTGCTTCCGCAGTCAAGCTACTAATGATCCTCTATGCAGACATGAGATACCTAATATCTCTTTGGAGAACTTGTGGCAGTGGTATGAGAAACATGGGAGCTATGGTTTAGAAGTAAAAGCAGAGGATCACAGAAATGCAAGACATTATGGGATGGATCATTCTAAGTTTCGTGCCTATTTTGTTCCATATTTGTCAGCCATTCAGCTCTTCAAGTACCATAGGACTCGTCCAATCCATAATGATAATAGGACTCTGGGGTCCGTGGATGTGGCGGAGTGTAAGATGAATAGAATATCTGAGAGTTCACCTAGTGCAGATCTGCGCTCAATATTTTCTGTACTTGTACCTCAACCTCTTATTGAGGATTCAAGCTCTTTACTACAGAAAGGTGTTCTTTCTGACTCGACGTCATCTTCAGAGTGCAATAATGGTGATTTACATCATCTACCTGATGAATTTAACTTGTCTGATGATATGGAGCTTCTCTTTGAATATTTCGAATCTGAGCAGCCTCAAAGGCGGCGACCGTTGTTTGAAAC AATACAGGAACTTGTCTCTGGCAATGGACCCTCAAACTGTAGATCATATGGAGATCCATCGCTCCTACATACTACGAGCTTAGATGACCTGCATCCTCATTCCTG GGTGAATGCTGGTTTCAGCCAAGGCACTCTGCTGACGACCTGA
- the LOC107821161 gene encoding 18S rRNA (guanine-N(7))-methyltransferase RID2-like: MSTSRPELLAPPEIFYNDDEARKYTSSSRIIDIQSQLTERALELLALPDDGVPRLLLDIGCGSGLSGETITEHGHQWLGLDISQSMLDVALEREVDGDLVLGDMGQGLGLRPGVLDGAISISAVQWLCNADKSSHEPRLRLKAFFGSLYRCLGRGARAVLQVYPENIAQRELILGFAMRAGFSGGIVVDYPHSTKRRKEYLVLTCGPPSLSFITPNGKGEDGESCSDEDNSGDEENQTVCVSDRHRPRKKQKVNKRGKGRDWVLKKKEQMRRKGNTVPADTKYTARKRKDRF, encoded by the exons ATGTCGACATCAAGACCGGAGCTCCTAGCGCCGCCTGAAATATTCTACAACGACGATGAAGCTCGCAAGTACACTTCATCTTCTCGAATAATCGACATTCAG TCGCAACTTACAGAGAGAGCATTGGAGCTTCTTGCCTTACCAGATGATGGAGTCCCGAGATTACTTCTTGATATTG GATGTGGATCAGGTCTAAGTGGTGAAACAATCACTGAGCATGGACACCAGTGGCTTGGCTTGGATATATCACAGTCAATGCTTG ACGTTGCACTGGAGCGCGAGGTTGATGGTGATCTAGTACTTGGTGACATGGGTCAG GGCTTAGGGCTTCGACCTGGAGTTCTAGATGGTGCCATCAGTATCTCAGCTGTCCAG TGGCTGTGCAATGCTGACAAGTCTTCTCATGAACCTCGGTTAAGGTtgaa GGCATTCTTTGGTTCCTTATATAGATGTTTGGGAAGAGGCGCAAGAGCAGTACTTCAAGTCTATCCTGAAAATATCGCTCAGCGGGAGTTGATACTGGGTTTTGCCATGCGAGCTGGTTTTTCTGGAGGCATAGTTGTTGACTACCCCCACAG TACTAAAAGGAGGAAAGAGTACTTAGTGCTCACTTGTGGTCCGCCATCTCTCAGCTTCATCACTCCCAACGGGAAGGGTGAAGATGGAGAGAGTTGCTCTGATGAAGATAATAGCGGGGATGAAGAAAACCAGACA GTTTGCGTATCTGATAGGCACAGAcctagaaaaaaacaaaaagtaaacAAGAGAGGCAAAGGAAGAGATTGGGTTCTGAAGAAGAAAGAACAGATGAGGAGAAAGGGAAATACAGTGCCTGCAGATACCAAATACACAGCACGTAAAAGAAAGGATCGTTTTTGA